The following are from one region of the Candidatus Tectomicrobia bacterium genome:
- a CDS encoding amidohydrolase, with the protein MIFDTAVCLRHPHLPQGREAEEILRAMDKAGVDRAALMPFEAVQHFRWREANERVASACKAAPDRLCGWGTLNHYDGPEETERIADLGLRGVRIFTSWGFTPGTGLIERFYVPIAERCRARGMLFSIEHEGHLPTVGGAVYSDCIVADALPDRPVLMSRCWTWAFWPDYLAALRECPNLVIEVGVAPSSWIRRAVEEAGADRMVMGSWWPEQEPGAVAAHVRGLGLPKEDEANILGGTAARLFGG; encoded by the coding sequence GTGATCTTCGACACGGCGGTCTGCCTGCGCCACCCGCACCTCCCGCAGGGCAGGGAGGCGGAGGAAATCCTCAGGGCGATGGACAAGGCGGGGGTGGACCGCGCGGCCCTCATGCCCTTCGAGGCGGTTCAGCATTTCAGGTGGCGGGAGGCGAACGAGCGCGTGGCCTCGGCCTGCAAGGCCGCCCCGGACCGGCTGTGCGGCTGGGGGACCCTCAACCACTACGACGGGCCCGAGGAGACGGAGCGCATCGCGGACCTGGGCCTGCGCGGCGTCCGCATCTTCACCTCCTGGGGCTTCACTCCGGGGACGGGCCTCATCGAGCGCTTCTACGTCCCCATCGCGGAGAGGTGCCGGGCGCGCGGGATGCTCTTCTCCATCGAGCACGAGGGCCACCTACCCACCGTGGGAGGCGCCGTCTACAGCGACTGCATCGTGGCGGACGCCCTGCCGGACCGGCCCGTCCTCATGAGCCGGTGCTGGACCTGGGCCTTCTGGCCGGACTACCTGGCGGCGCTCAGGGAGTGCCCGAACCTGGTCATCGAGGTGGGCGTGGCGCCCTCGAGCTGGATTCGCCGCGCCGTGGAGGAGGCCGGGGCGGACCGGATGGTGATGGGCTCCTGGTGGCCCGAGCAGGAGCCCGGGGCCGTCGCCGCCCACGTGCGGGGGCTGGGGCTCCCGAAGGAGGACGAGGCGAATATCCTGGGGGGCACCGC
- a CDS encoding amidohydrolase produces the protein MPPVIDHHAHINLNYGHRHKTGAEDVLRSMDEAGVDRSILIDLSALYGGDYRAGNAEAAEIAARRPDRFMCFAYLHPPMLGVEACLRHVDEALTGMGHLGLKLHPVSDCHPANSREYVYPVMEKCREHQVPIFIHAGHAPHSGPILFADLARDFPDVDIILGHIGHAMFADACYVAKKYPNIWIDTSMNHGGPLRNALAAVGAGRILYGSDNPTSHPIACKALVESLEIGRGEKDQILGGNILRLLGLEGKA, from the coding sequence ATGCCGCCCGTCATCGACCACCATGCCCACATCAACCTGAACTACGGCCACCGCCACAAGACCGGCGCCGAGGACGTGCTCCGCAGCATGGACGAGGCCGGGGTGGACCGGAGCATCCTCATCGACCTCTCCGCCCTCTACGGCGGGGACTACCGCGCGGGGAACGCCGAGGCGGCCGAGATCGCGGCGAGGCGCCCCGACCGCTTCATGTGCTTCGCCTACCTCCACCCGCCCATGCTCGGGGTCGAGGCGTGCCTGCGCCACGTGGACGAGGCGCTGACCGGGATGGGCCACCTCGGGCTCAAGCTCCACCCCGTCTCGGACTGCCACCCGGCGAACAGCCGGGAGTACGTCTACCCGGTCATGGAGAAGTGCCGGGAGCACCAGGTGCCCATCTTCATCCACGCGGGCCACGCCCCCCACAGCGGGCCCATCCTCTTCGCGGACCTGGCGCGCGACTTCCCGGACGTGGACATCATCCTGGGCCACATCGGCCACGCCATGTTCGCCGACGCCTGCTACGTGGCGAAGAAATACCCGAACATCTGGATCGACACCTCGATGAACCACGGGGGGCCGCTGCGCAACGCCCTCGCGGCGGTGGGGGCGGGAAGGATCCTCTACGGCTCGGACAACCCGACGAGCCATCCCATCGCCTGCAAGGCCCTGGTCGAGTCCCTGGAGATCGGCCGCGGGGAGAAGGACCAAATCCTGGGCGGCAACATCCTCCGCCTGCTCGGCCTGGAGGGGAAGGCGTGA
- a CDS encoding HAMP domain-containing protein yields the protein MSWLSASLQRKLLLLVLVLLGLGFGVSALITIETERRLLLAQTSERASIIASTIHKSIRSSMLGGRPDIARSLLDELKRTDGVKALQVFRNDGTEAFTDLRTLEKVSEKQAPLDPRAVRSIRRQAAQMQKMDSMGQDAHFKDALASARETSWMESTREPGGGTARILTFLKPLENEENCQVCHEADSKVRGMVLVSTDVSEIIAKVAILRNRQIAIALATLLAVAFALLFFLRRTVVRPLQDLEACAGLIGQGQFDVCEPHTGPDEIGRLGTSFRKMAASLSRAYSDLQGKNAELERTLGELQESRQKVQLLEAVKDQLSKFVPESVQRLLEENPEADSLAQQEKDITIVFLDLEGYTRMSEMFPQPVVNEILQKYFSAYLEIVGEYKGEINETAGDGLMLIFQDDDPIAHAANAIEASIKIRAKTLQINAARPKGHPEVYANIGINSGVCSVGANKFEAAGGHSRWTFTALGPVTNHSARIGKVATRGRIMIGPETARRVQDRYALVDMGHHSLKNVPEPMLICQVIPTGVIYPVGSFDPVDAVDGTKARAAATA from the coding sequence ATGTCCTGGCTGAGCGCCAGCCTCCAGCGCAAGCTCCTGCTCCTGGTCCTCGTGCTCCTGGGGCTCGGGTTCGGCGTCTCCGCCCTCATCACCATCGAGACGGAGCGCCGCCTCCTGCTCGCGCAGACGAGCGAGCGCGCCTCCATCATCGCCTCGACCATCCACAAGAGCATCCGCAGCAGCATGCTGGGGGGCCGGCCCGACATCGCGCGCTCCCTCCTCGACGAGCTCAAGCGCACCGACGGGGTGAAGGCCCTCCAGGTCTTCCGCAACGACGGCACCGAGGCCTTCACCGACCTCCGCACGCTGGAGAAGGTGAGCGAGAAGCAGGCCCCCCTGGATCCCCGCGCGGTCCGCAGCATCCGCCGCCAGGCCGCCCAGATGCAGAAGATGGACTCCATGGGCCAGGACGCCCACTTCAAGGATGCGCTCGCCTCCGCCCGGGAGACTTCCTGGATGGAGAGCACCCGCGAGCCGGGCGGCGGGACGGCCCGCATCCTCACCTTCCTCAAGCCCCTGGAGAACGAGGAGAACTGCCAGGTCTGCCACGAGGCCGACTCCAAGGTGCGGGGCATGGTGCTGGTCTCGACCGACGTGAGCGAGATCATCGCCAAGGTGGCCATCCTGCGGAACCGCCAGATCGCCATCGCCCTCGCCACTCTCCTCGCGGTGGCCTTCGCCCTCCTGTTCTTCCTGCGGCGCACCGTCGTCCGGCCCCTCCAGGACCTCGAGGCCTGCGCCGGCCTGATCGGGCAGGGCCAGTTCGACGTCTGCGAGCCCCACACCGGTCCGGACGAGATCGGCCGCCTGGGCACGAGCTTCCGGAAGATGGCCGCCTCTCTCAGCCGGGCCTACAGCGACCTCCAGGGCAAGAACGCCGAACTCGAGCGCACCCTCGGGGAGCTCCAGGAGAGCCGCCAGAAGGTGCAGCTCCTCGAGGCGGTGAAGGACCAGCTCTCCAAGTTCGTCCCCGAGTCCGTCCAGCGCCTGCTGGAAGAGAACCCCGAGGCCGACTCCCTCGCCCAGCAGGAGAAGGACATCACCATCGTCTTCCTCGACCTCGAGGGCTACACCCGGATGAGCGAGATGTTCCCGCAGCCGGTGGTGAACGAGATCCTGCAGAAGTATTTTTCCGCCTACCTGGAGATCGTCGGGGAGTACAAGGGGGAGATCAACGAGACGGCCGGGGACGGCCTCATGCTCATCTTCCAGGACGACGATCCCATCGCGCACGCCGCCAACGCCATCGAGGCGTCCATCAAGATCCGGGCCAAGACCCTCCAGATCAACGCCGCGAGGCCCAAGGGCCACCCGGAGGTCTACGCCAACATCGGGATCAACTCGGGGGTGTGCTCGGTGGGGGCCAACAAGTTCGAGGCGGCGGGCGGCCACTCCCGCTGGACCTTCACCGCGCTCGGGCCCGTCACCAACCACTCGGCCCGCATCGGCAAGGTGGCCACCCGGGGCCGCATCATGATCGGCCCCGAGACGGCCCGCCGCGTCCAGGACCGCTACGCCCTCGTGGACATGGGCCACCATAGCCTCAAGAACGTCCCCGAGCCCATGCTCATCTGTCAGGTCATCCCGACCGGAGTGATCTATCCCGTCGGGAGCTTCGACCCGGTGGACGCGGTGGACGGCACCAAGGCGCGGGCCGCGGCGACGGCGTGA